From Diceros bicornis minor isolate mBicDic1 chromosome 17, mDicBic1.mat.cur, whole genome shotgun sequence, the proteins below share one genomic window:
- the LAG3 gene encoding lymphocyte activation gene 3 protein — protein MWEPQFLVSLLLQLLWAAPVEAPEPGTEVPVVWAQEGAPAQLPCSPTIPLQDLSLLRTGAVTWQHLPDRGPPGPAPGRPSALGLRPSAPSPRGPGPRGYTVLRLTPGGLLSGRLPLSSHVQLPERGLQRGDFSLWLRPARRADAGEYRATVRLRDRVLACRLHLRVGQASMTASPPGPLRTLDWVILNCSFSRPDLPASVHWFRGPGRVPVQESPHHHFAGSFLFLPQVNPLDSGSWGCILTYRDGFNVSITYILTVLGLEPSVPLTVYAAAGSRVELPCRLPPGVGTQSSLTAKWAPPGGGPDLLVAGDNGNFTLRLEAVSRAQAGTYTCRIHLQGQQLSAIVTLAVITVTPKSLGLPGNLRKLLCEVTPASGRERFVWSPLNEQSWRSSPGPWLQISEARLLFQPWQCHLYQGERLLGTAVYFTELSGPGAQRSGGAPGALKTGLLPLFLILGILFLLFLVTGAFGFHLRRRQWRARRFSALEHGIHPPQAQSKIEELEPEAELETEPEPEPEPEPEPEPEQEPELEQP, from the exons ATGTGGGAGCCTCAGTTCCTGGTCTCGCTGCTTCTGCAACTGCTGTGGGCGGCTCCAG TGGAGGCTCCAGAGCCTGGGACAGAGGTGCCGGTGGTGTGGGCCCAGGAGGGGGCTCCTGCCCAGCTCCCCTGCAGCCCCACAATCCCCCTCCAGGATCTCAGCCTTCTGCGAACAGGAGCGGTCACTTGGCAGCATCTGCCAGACAG GGGCCCGCCTGGTCCCGCCCCCGGCCGCCCCTCGGCCCTCGGCCTTCGCCCTTCAGCGCCTTCCCCGCGGGGGCCAGGGCCCCGCGGCTACACGGTGCTGAGGCTGACTCCCGGCGGCCTGCTCAGCGGGCGGCTGCCCCTGTCATCCCACGTGCAGCTGCCCGAGCGCGGCCTCCAGCGCGGGGACTTCTCGCTGTGGCTGCGCCCGGCCCGCCGCGCCGACGCCGGCGAGTACCGCGCCACCGTGCGCCTCCGGGACCGCGTCCTCGCCTGCCGCCTCCATCTGCGCGTGGGCCAGGCCTCCA TGACTGCCAGCCCCCCAGGGCCTCTCAGGACCTTGGATTGGGTCATTTTGAACTGCTCCTTCAGCCGTCCTGACCTCCCAGCCTCTGTACACTGGTTCCGGGGGCCGGGCAGAGTCCCTGTGCAGGAGTCCCCCCATCACCACTTCGCCGGAAGCTTCCTCTTCCTGCCTCAAGTCAACCCCTTGGACTCTGGGTCCTGGGGCTGCATCCTCACTTACAGAGATGGCTTCAATGTCTCCATCACGTACATCCTCACTGTTCTGG gtCTGGAGCCCTCAGTCCCTCTGACAGTGTACGCTGCAGCAGGCTCCAGGGTGGAGCTGCCCTGCCGCCTGCCTCCTGGTGTGGGGACCCAGTCTTCCCTCACTGCCAAGTGGGCCCCTCCTGGAGGAGGCCCTGACCTCCTGGTGGCTGGAGACAATGGCAACTTTACTCTTCGACTAGAGGCTGTGAGCCGGGCCCAGGCTGGGACCTACACCTGCCGCATCCATCTGCAGGGGCAGCAGCTCAGTGCCATTGTCACTCTGGCAGTCATCACAG TGACTCCCAAGTCTTTGGGGTTACCTGGCAACCTGAGAAAACTGCTCTGTGAGGTGACTCCGGCATCCGGACGCGAGCGCTTCGTGTGGAGCCCCCTGAATGAGCAGTCTTGGAGGAGTTCCCCAGGACCCTGGCTGCAGATATCGGAGGCCAGACTCCTCTTCCAGCCCTGGCAGTGCCATCTGTACCAGGGGGAGAGGCTTCTCGGAACAGCGGTATACTTCACTGAGCTGTCTGGCCCAG GTGCCCAGCGCTCTGGGGGAGCCCCAGGTGCCCTTAAAACAGGCCTGCTCCCTCTCTTCCTCATCCTTGGTATCCTCTTTCTGCTCTTCTTGGTAACTGGAGCCTTTGGCTTTCACCTTCGGAGAAGACAG TGGCGAGCAAGAAGATTCTCTGCCTTAGAGCATGGGATTCACCCACCTCAGGCTCAGAGCAAGATAGAGGAGCTGGAgccagaggcagagctggagacagagccggagccggagccagagccggagccggagccggagccggagcAGGAGCCGGAGCtggagcagccctga